One Chanodichthys erythropterus isolate Z2021 chromosome 10, ASM2448905v1, whole genome shotgun sequence DNA segment encodes these proteins:
- the LOC137029168 gene encoding guanine nucleotide-binding protein subunit alpha-15-like, with the protein TTSIAFIRFLQLRKTEKYYFVFSGLIFKSEGTKESGKTTFMKQMRIIHGNGFSENERRSYTKLVFQNIFQAMSAITEAMSTLKIPYSNPKNEMYAQWFQDQDIHQITQLQRSYVEAIRHLWEDQGFKICYKRCREYQLLDSTGYFIHNLDRIAAEDYTPTIQDILRVRSPTNGITEQCISRGRLTMRIVNIGGQRGQRRKWIHCFQNVTSLIFLASLSEYDQLLEENNKKNRMEESLSLFYTTIHSPLFAKSSVILFLNKMDILAEKIQFSDLKTYFPGFKGKCQDVQDAMQFIEELYKQKAGSSESSKNIYSHFICAMEIINPRILFLDVEHTVLSQVLKKCKML; encoded by the exons acaaCCTCTATTGCTTTTATTAG aTTCCTCCAATTAAGGAAAACtgagaaatattattttgtcttttctGGTCTCATCTTTAAAAGTGAAG GCACAAAAGAAAGCGGAAAAACAACGTTTATGAAGCAGATGAGGATTATTCATGGAAATGGCTTCTCAGAAAACGAGAGGCGCAGCTACACTAAACTGGTTTTCCAGAATATCTTCCAAGCAATGAGTGCAATAACAGAAGCCATGAGCACGCTAAAGATTCCCTACTCCAACCCAAAGAACGAG ATGTATGCCCAGTGGTTCCAGGATCAGGACATACATCAGATAACTCAGCTGCAGAGAAGTTATGTAGAGGCTATTCGTCACCTATGGGAAGACCAAGGCTTTAAAATCTGCTACAAACGATGCAGAGAGTATCAGCTACTGGACTCCACTGGGTA CTTTATTCATAACTTGGATCGCATCGCAGCTGAAGATTACACCCCTACAATTCAAGATATTCTACGTGTCCGATCTCCCACCAACGGCATTACAGAGCAGTGCATTAGTAGGGGGAGGTTAACTATGAG GATTGTAAATATCGGTGGTCAGAGGGGGCAGAGAAGGAAGTGGATCCATTGCTTTCAGAATGTGACATCACTCATATTTTTAGCCTCCCTCAGCGAGTATGACCAACTTCTGGAGGAGAATAACAAGAAA AACCGTATGGAAGAGAGTTTGTCACTGTTCTACACAACCATACACTCACCGCTGTTTGCTAAATCCTCCGTCATCCTGTTCCTGAACAAAATGGACATCTTGGCCGAGAAGATTCAGTTCTCtgatttaaaaacatactttccTGGATTTAAAG GCAAATGTCAGGATGTTCAAGATGCCATGCAGTTCATCGAAGAGTTATATAAACAGAAAGCAGGTAGCAGTGAGAGCTCCAAAAACATTTACTCTCACTTCATCTGTGCCATGGAGATCATTAACCCCCGGATACTCTTCTTGGATGTTGAACACACTGTTCTGTCACAAGTTTTAAAGAAGTGTAAAATGTTATAA
- the LOC137027771 gene encoding guanine nucleotide-binding protein G(q) subunit alpha-like — MGQYYYCGCCICFLSEEDRNAIAINKEIKHIIAEQKKRERREVKLLLLGTGESGKTTFMKQMRIIHGNGFSEDEKRSYTKLVFQNIFQAMSAITEAMSTLKIPYSNPKNEMYAQWFQDQDIHQITQLQRSYVEAIRNLWEDKGIKMCYKRRREYQLLDSTKYFIGNLDRITGEGYIPTNQDILHVRFPTTGITDHCFPLEKMTLRIVDVGGQRGQRRKWIHCFENVTSLIFLASLSEYDQLLEENNKDNRMEESLSLFYMTIHSKWFANSSVILFLNKMDILAEKIQFSDLKTYLPGFEGKRRDVQDAMVFIRSLYKHKAVSYETKNSKNIYSHFTCATDTRNIQKVFTDVKDTVLLIALKEFELL; from the exons ATGGGGCAGTACTACTATTGTGGATGTTGCATCTGTTTCTTGTCTGAAGAGGACAGGAACGCCATCGCCATAAATAAGGAAATCAAACACATCATTGCAGAGCAGAAGAAAAGGGAACGGAGAGAAGTCAAATTGCTTTTATTAG GCACTGGAGAAAGCGGAAAGACAACGTTTATGAAGCAGATGAGGATTATTCATGGAAATGGCTTCTCAGAAGACGAGAAGCGCAGCTACACTAAACTGGTTTTCCAGAATATCTTCCAAGCAATGAGTGCAATAACAGAAGCCATGAGCACGCTAAAGATTCCCTACTCCAACCCAAAGAACGAG ATGTATGCCCAGTGGTTCCAGGATCAGGACATACATCAGATAACTCAGCTGCAGAGAAGTTATGTAGAGGCTATTCGTAACCTATGGGAAGATAAAGGCATTAAGATGTGCTACAAACGACGCAGAGAGTATCAGCTACTGGACTCCACTAAGTA CTTTATTGGTAACTTGGACCGCATCACAGGCGAAGGCTACATCCCTACAAATCAAGATATTCTTCATGTCCGTTTCCCCACTACTGGCATCACAGACCATTGCTTTCCATTGGAGAAGATGACTCTCAG GATTGTAGATGTCGGTGGTCAGAGGGGACAGAGAAGGAAGTGGATCCATTGCTTTGAGAATGTGACGTCACTCATATTTCTAGCCTCCCTCAGCGAGTACGACCAACTTCTGGAGGAGAATAACAAAGAT AACCGTATGGAAGAAAGCTTGTCACTGTTCTACATGACCATACACTCAAAATGGTTTGCTAATTCCTCCGTCATTCTGTTCCTGAACAAAATGGACATCCTGGCTGAGAAGATTCAGTTCTCAGATCTCAAAACATACTTACCGGGATTTGAAG GTAAACGTCGGGATGTTCAAGATGCCATGGTGTTCATCAGAAGTTTATATAAACACAAAGCAGTTTCCTACGAGACAAAGAACTCCAAAAACATCTACTCTCACTTCACCTGCGCCACAGACACCAGAAACATCCAAAAAGTCTTCACTGACGTGAAAGACACTGTCCTCCTCATAGCCTTAAAGGAGTTTGAATTATTATGA